Below is a window of Hydrogenovibrio crunogenus DNA.
CTCACACCATACTTTGGTGGTGTGGCTGGATTTTCATCAATGTTTAGTTTAGCGACTTTGATTTTACCAGCATATTCGCCTGCAACTTCGTCTAGGATTGGGGCAATCATTTTACAAGGCCCACACCATTCAGCCCAGAAATCCACTAATACTGGAAGGTCAGACTGTAGTACTTCACTGTCAAAATTTGCATCTGATGTCGCGATCATGTTGTCACTCATTAGCTAGTAACTCCTTAAAATTTGTTTTTCTCACTCTAACGCCTACACGAATACCCGAATAAGTTTGAGGGAGTCGTATGGGAAGAAGCCAGAATCGAGATAAGATATTTCACCTAGAAATATGGAAGGGAATTTGTAGACAAACACCCAGTTCATTGTATGGTGAACGTTGAATTTTTGAAATTTCGATAATTATTACATTGTTTTTACCCGTAATGCAAGAAAAATTTGAAAATAGTTTTTGTTTTTCGGTCAAAAATAACATAAAGCCGCTTAGAGCTTGATGAAACGGCCTTTTATCCGCCTCTTGCTTGGCAAAATAGGATGCCGAGAGAGGAATAAAAGATGCTCAAAATCATAAAATCCCTTAGGATATGCGCTAATAAAACGATAACAGTTTGGTTCAAGTTTGAATGGATATTTCACATATATTAAACGACTTAAATGATGCACAACGTGAAGCCGTGACGGTGGACGATCAACATGCGTTGATTTTAGCAGGCGCTGGCAGTGGTAAAACGCGGGTTTTGGTGCATCGCATTGCCTGGTTGACTCAGGTAATGGGATTTTCCGCTTACAACATTCTGGCGGTCACTTTTACCAATAAAGCCGCCAGTGAAATGCGTGGCCGTGTCGAGGCGTTGATCGGCAACCAATCACAAGGTATGACGATGGGGACTTTTCATGGCATCGCCTACCGGTTGCTACGCACCCATTATAAAGAAGTCGGGCTACCACAGAGTTTCCAGATTCTCGATTCGGATGACCAGAAACGAGTGATTAAACGTCTGTTAAAAGCGTTAGAGCTGGATGAGGCGCAATGGCCTCACAAGCAAGTGCAAGCCTTTATTAATGGTGAGAAGGAAGAAGGGCGACGTCCACATCATATTGATCCGGGTCATAACCCTTATGTGCGTCAAATGGTACAAATTTATCAAGCCTATGAGGAGCAGTGTAAACGGGCAGGCCTGGTCGATTTTGCAGAACTTTTATTGCGAGCGCATGAACTTTGGTTAAAAAATCCACAAGTATTGGCGCATTACCAAGCGCGGTTTCGGCATATTTTGGTGGACGAGTTTCAAGACACCAACAGCTTACAATATGCTTGGCTTCGGGTATTGGCCGGCGCCAGTGGCCGATTATTCATTGTCGGAGATGACGACCAGTCGATTTATGGGTGGCGTGGGGCTAAAATTGAAAACATTCGTCGCTTTGATGAAGATTTTTCTGACGTCAAAACCGTTCGTTTGGAGCAAAACTATCGTTCCACCGGCACGATTCTGAAAGCGGCTAATGGCCTGATTGCGTTCAACCAGGACCGGATGGGGAAAAATCTTTGGAGTGCCGGTGAGGAAGGTGAGCCGATTCGCATCTATGAAGCTTTCAATGAGTTGGACGAAGCCCGTTATGTGTGTAACCAAATTGAAGGTTGGTGTGAGCAAGGAGGGAGTCGTTCCGAAGTTGCGGTTTTGTATCGTTCCAATGCGCAATCTCGTGTGATGGAGCAAGCCCTGTTGCAAGCACAGATTCCATATCGCGTGTATGGTGGTCTACGCTTCTATGATCGTGCTGAAATAAAAGATGTGTTGGCGTATTTACGCTTACTGGTCAATACCGAAGATGATGCCGCTTTTGAGCGGGTTTATAATCATCCGCCGCGAGGAATCGGGAATAAAACAGCCGACCAGATTCGAGAAGTGGCCCGCATGCAGGAAATTTCATTATGGCAAGCCGCTTCACAAATGGCGCAGGATGGTTTGACCGCACGCGCAAAAACAGCCGTAAATGGATTTTTATCTTTAATCGAGTCGCTAAAAGACAGCACGGCCGAATTAAGTTTACAAGATCAGGTTATTCAGGTGATTTCACGTTCTGGCTTGCAATTGCATTTTGAAAAAGACACCTCTGAACAAGGTCAAAGCCGGCTTGAAAACCTAGATGAGCTGATTAATGCCGTGAGTGTGTTTAAACCGGCGCAAAATAATGAAACCGTGGAGGGCGTTGCGCCGGAAGAGGCGGTGATGACCAAAGCGTTTGATCAACCTAATTTTGAAAACCTCTTGGCGGAGTTCTTGGCACAAGCTGCTTTGGAAGCGGGTGAACAACAAGCGGACCAGTGGGAATCTTCGGTTCAGCTGATGACGTTACACGCGGCGAAAGGGCTTGAATTTCCGCTGGTGTTTATGATTGGCTTGGAGGAAGGGCTTTTTCCCTCTCAACAATCACAGGAAGACCCTTATCGTTTAGAAGAAGAACGTCGCCTGGCCTATGTTGGGGTAACGCGAGCGGAAAAACAGTTAATGATTTCTTTTGCCAATCGACGTCGAATGCATGGCTCGGAATTTTATCCGTTGCCTTCACGCTTCATTAAAGAAATCCCGGATGACTGTGTTCAAATGGTACGTTTAAGTGGTTCGGTTAAGCATTATGGCGACACAACATCCTCTGCCAATCAAGGGTTTGCATTACCGAACGAGTCAGGCTTTTCTGTTGGCGAAAATGTTTTTCATCAAAAGTTTGGTGAAGGCACGGTGCTCGGAACCGAAGGGGCGGGCGACCATGCCCGTGTTCAAGTCAACTTTACGCATGCCGGCACGAAATGGTTAGTGGCGGCGTTTGCCAAACTTGAGAAGCGTTAAATGTTTCAAGTCGATACTCTTTCAAAACGTCCATTTTTAAATCCGGTTTCTTTTTCCTTGGCGGTTAATGAGGTGTTGGTCGTTTCCGGCGTTTCAGGTTCTGGAAAGTCGGTTTTGCTGCGCGCGTTGGCCGATTTAGACCCTCATGAAGGACGTGTGTTCTTGGATGAGAAAGAGCAAGCAGACTGGAAAGCGACCAAGTGGCGTAAAAAAGTGATGTGGTTTCCCGCAGAAACCGCTTGGTGGGAAGATTCCGTTGCGGCCCATTTTCCGGAAAGCAATCCAAAAAATACCCAGGCCTGGTGGTCTTCAGCAATCGAAAAACTGTCTTTGCCTGCCAGTATTTTAAGGCAGTCGGTTGATAAGCTTTCCAGTGGGGAAAAGCAACGCTTGGCACTGATTCGAGGGTTGATTGAAAAGCCACAGGTTTTGTTGTTGGATGAAATTACAGCGAATCTTGACCCCCAATCCACCTTAGCGGTCGAAGCGTTGATTTTAGAGTATTTATCTGAACATCAGGCGTGTGCCGTTTGGGTAACGCATGATCCGCAACAGGCAGAACGCGTTGCCAGCCAGAAAATTGAACTGGGTCGTGAGAGCGACTAAGCACCTTAAATTGAAGAATATCGAGGTCTAATGTCAACTTCATCTGCTTGTTCTAACGGCTCAAAATTCACACCTAAGCTTGAGCGTGCGCAAATTACCTGGTCTGAGGAAGGTGTGCCCGTATCGACCATGTTTGACGATGTGTATTACTCCAGATTAGATGGGTTAGCGGAAGTGGATTATATTTTCTTGGAGCATAATCAGCTTGCCCCGCGATTTGAAGACTTATCTCCTAACAGTCGGTTTTGCATTATGGAAACAGGGTTTGGCGCGGGGCTGAACTTTCTAAAAACCTGTCAGCTTTGGTTGGAAAAAGCGCCAGCTGATGCGCATCTGCATTTTATTTCATTTGAAAAATTTCCATTGACGCAATCTGAGTTGGCAAAAGCGCATCAAGTGTTTGGAGAATTAACAGAGCTTTCTAGTGCGTTATTAAATGTTTATCCGCTTCCTTTACCCGGTTGGCATGATGTGTTCATGTCTGACCCGCGCATTAGATTAACGCTTTGGTTTGGCGATTTGATGAAGGGGTTGCCGGAGTTTGATGGTCCAGTGGATGCTTGGTTTTTGGATGGGTTTACGCCGCGAAAGAATCCAGGTATGTGGCAAGCGGAATTGTTTTTACAGATGGCTCGTTTGAGTGATGAACACACAACCTATGCTACTTTTACCGCAGCGGGAGAAGTGAGAAGAGGGCTGGAAAAACATGGGTTTGAAGTTGAAAAAGCCCCTGGCTATGCGCAAAAGCGGGAAATGTGTTTTGGGCGTTACGTGCACCCACGGCCATTTTCTTCCAAAACGCCTTGGTTCGAAAAACCTAAAAATATCAACCCTTCTCCCAAAAAAGCGATTGTAATCGGTGCCGGGTTGGCCGGTGCAACGGTGGCGTACCAGTTAGCCACTCAAGGACTGTCGGTGACGGTCTTGGAGCAAGAAGCCGTTGTTTCGCAGCAAGCTTCCGGTAATCTGGCCGGTGCGATTCACCCTTTGGTGACGGCAGACTGGAATCTACGCAGTCAGTTTTATTTGAAAGGTTTCGAAAGCAGTTTGCGTTGGCTAAAGCCTTGGTTTGAATCAAACCATATTGTGGGTCAGCAAAATGGATTGATGCAATTGGCCATGACTGAAACCATGCACCAACGCTTACAAGAAGCGTTACAAAGGGTCGGTTTGCCGGAGTCTTTTGCCTACTGGTGTAACTCGGAACAAGCCAGTGATTTGATTGGTCAAAAAACCGATCATGAAGGGCTTTTTTTTCCAGAAGCTGGCTGGGTTCAGCCGGCTTCGGTGGTGGCTCAGTGTTTGGCACACGAAGCGATTGACTTAAACCTGGAAGAAACAGTGGTTGACATGCAACCACTAAAAACTCAAAACAGCCAGGCCTGGCAAGTTTCGACAATCCGTGCCGCTTACCAAGCCGATGTCGTCGTCGTGGCGACGGGTGCTTTAAATGAAATTTTGAACAATCAATTGAATTTACCCATTCGTCCAGTAAAAGGGCAGGTGTCTCATTTTGAACCAGAAGATTTGAAAGGCATGTTAAAGACAACGGTAACGCATCGCGGTTATTCTGTTTGTGGTGATTTTGGCGCACAATCGCCCTACACGGCAATCAGTGGAGCAACTTTTGAAGCCCCTGATCGGTCGCCGACAATGTCTGAAGCCTCTCATGTAGAGAACCAGCGTTTGGCAAAAGAAGCTTTGCCGGAATGGTTGGCAGATTCTACCGTGACAGCGGGTAAAGTGGGGTTTCGTCCCACAACGCCGGATCATCTGCCCGTGATTGGAGCTGTGCCTGATTTCGAATGGATGAAAAAGGCCTATTTTGAGCAGTCTCATACTCATGCGGTGTATCGTTATGCTGAACAGCAGTATCAGCCTGGGTTGTATGTTTCGAATGGGCATGGTGCACGCGGCTTGATGTCTGTGTTTCTGGCAGCAGAAATCATTGGCGCGATGGTATCGGGGAATGCGCAGGTAATGCCAAAAAGTTTGTATCATGCCGTGCACCCAGCCCGTTTTGCAATTCGACATTGGCGAAGCGGAAAAGGGATGCTGTAAAGAGCATTTTTAATAAATTAAGATTTTTAAGACTGTTTCCAATATTCTCATGGTTGGAATCGCATAAAATAATCACCATAAAATGTATTTTAAAGTATCGTTTAGGTAAACTACCCTTACTATCGTCATCTTTTATAAGGAATCTGTATGAAAATTGTTTTGATACTCGCAGGGGTCATCATCTTAGCCATTATGTTTGATTGGTTTGGTAGTCGGGAGATTATCAGTTCAGGTCTGGAGTCGACACAATCAGCCTTCGATAAAGTTCAGGAGACTGGAGATGGTATTTCAGAATCCGTAGAAAGAATCAGTAATGCGCAAAAAGGAGCAGAGTAAGTATGAAATTGTTTAAGCAGTTACGTAAATGTATGTTAATCGTCGGGATGGGTTCTCTTTCAATGGGGGCTTATGCGATTGAAGGGAATGCCGGTCTGGATTTATCGCTGTCTAATGATGCCGGGAATATTGGACTTTATTCTTTGCGTGAAACCCCTCATGAATTGACGAATCTGGGGGCGGATTTTCTGTTTAACAGTAAAAGCGATCGTTTTTTAGATATATACGGAAGTTTGGCTAGAAAAGGCTTGCTAGGAAATAAAAATCTTGAGTTAGGTTTAAAAGGTAAGTTGTTTTATATTGATGAAGATAAAAACAATCGAGATGGTTACGGTCTGATGATCGGTGGGTTGGGTCGTTATTGGATGCCGACTGAAATTCCAGCAGCGGTTGCGATGGAATACCTTTATGCGCCGGCTATTGTCACGTCTGGAGACGCTGATACGGCTTCAGAATTCAATGCCCGTGTTGAAATGAGAATTTTGCCAAGTGCGGTTGGTTATGTCGGTTATAGAAAACTTAATATGGAATTCAACAACACTAACTATGAAGTGGATGACAGTTTTCATATTGGTGTGAGAGTGGCTTTTCAGTAAGATTTGATGTGTTTTAAAAAGGCTCCTTAAAGGAGCCTTTTTTATTTTTGACGTTCGGATTAACTTTCTTCAAACCCAGGGATCTGACTGTGATCTACTTCATCAATCTGTTCGGGGGTCAGGTAAGCCTTGGCATAGGTCAGATAGACTTTTTCTCTAATGAACAGGTTGAATAAATCCGGGTCTATGTGTCCTTCTTGTTTCATGAACCCTAAAATTCGTAGGCTTTCAGAAAGGGTCTTGGCTTTCTTATAAGGGCGGTCGCCGGCAGATAAAGCCTCGAAAATATCGGCAATACCCATGATTCTGGCAGGGATTGAAAGTTCTTCTCGTGTCAGTTGGTTCGGGTAGCCTTTACCATCCATTCTTTCATGATGGCCGCCAGCGTATTCGGATACGCGCTGTAATTCCTTAGGGAAAGGCAAAATATCCAACATGTGAATCGACATAGCGGCGTGATCCTGCATGATAGTCCGCTCTTCATCATTGAGGGTGCCTCGGCTAATATTGAGGTTAAGAAATTCATTCTCGCTCAGCATGGGGTTTTCAGTACCTTCCAGTGTTTGGAAAGTTTCAGATTGAACGGTTTCTAAAAATGTTGCGGATGCTTCTGTGAAGAACTCTTTGCCTATATTGATGTCTTGGATCCGTTGGTAGAGTTCATAATATTTTTTTTGCGAGGCTTTGATCTCTTCTAGAGGAATGTTGTGTTGCTTGACCAATGATTGAAAAGCTTTTAAATTTAAGCGGGTTTTAATGAGCTCAATGCGGTCGAATACAGTTTCAAGTTTAGTGGATTTATCCATAATGTATTCAGGCGTGGTTAATTTGCCGCAATCATGGAGCCAGGCAGCGGTTTCCAATTCAAAAAAATCACTTTCATCCATCTGAAAATCTTTGAAATCAGGATGGTTTGAATTGGAAGCTGCTTCCGCCAACATCATAGTAATTACCGGAACTCTTTGACAGTGTTCACCAGTGTAAGGAGATTTTTTATCAATCGCATCGGCAACCATCTTGCTGAAGGCTTCAAAAAGTTGCTTATGTTCATTAATCAGTTGACGGTTGGTCAGTGCGACAGAGGCTTGTGAAGCCAAAGATCGCGCTAAGCTTTCCGATTCCTTTGAGAAAGGGATAACCTTCCCTTCTTTGTCGGTCGCATTGACCAGTTGTAATACACCGATGACGTCTTGGTCGAAGTTCTTCAGAGGAATGGTAAGCATCGATTGTGTGCGGTAATGAAATTGCTGGTCAAATGCTAAGGCGCCAGAGAAATCAAAGTCCTGTGCAGTGTAGATATCTTTCAGGTTAACCGTTTCACCCTTAATTGCGACATAGCTGGAAACGGTTGTTAGATTTTCGTTACCCGAGGACAGTGTTAAGGGAATTGCTGAAAACGTAATCGGCTCAGAATGATTCCCGCCAAGCCGAATACCAAGAGAGGTATTCTGAACCACATCAAAATGGAGCATGTTTTGATCGATTATGCGGTATAGCGTTCCTCCATCAGCATGCGTTAAAGTCTGGGCACTGGTTAATATTTGTTGTAACAGCGTGGGAGTGTCGCTTTCAGCTGAGAGTGCGATGCCGACTTGATTGAGTTGTTCAATCTTTTCGAGTAAAGAGGCGTTCATTGGAAACCTTTTGAAAACGGTAGCTCAGTTTGACATAAATTATTTATAATGTAAATTGTGTTAGAAGGCGTCTATTGCGTCAAATTATGGCTCATAATAATCCAGGTTACTGAGAATGCAGTTACGAATTTTAGGGTGTAGTGGCGGCATTTCGCCAGGACAAGGAACCACTGCGTTTTTAGTGGACCAGACATTGTTGGTGGATGCCGGAACAGGTGTGGAATCTCTGACTTATGAAGAGATGCAGCAAATCGAGGCGATTGTTTTAACACACAGTCATTTAGATCATATTTCTCATCTGCCTTTCTTACTGAAGAATCTTATTGGCAGCACGCATCAAACCCTTCAGGTTTATGCGCTGAGCCATACTGTTGATGCGCTTAAAAATCATATTTTTAATGATGTGATTTGGCCAGATTTTACCGTATTGCCATCACATGACAGCCCTTGTGTACAGTTAAACATCGTAAAATATGGCGATGTCCTGTCATTAGCAGATAAGCAGGTGGTGGTTTTGCCTGCTTATCATTCTGTACCCACAGCAGGATATTGGATCGGAAATGAGGACGCAGCGTTTGCCTTTAGTGGTGATTGTTTTCAGAACGATGATTTTTGGCGTGCTTTAAACAATTTACCTTCCGTCGATATGTTGATTATGGATAGTCAGTTTTCGAAAAAGGATAAGGCGCTTAGTGAATTAGCCAAGCATTATTACCCTAGTGCACTCAAATTAGACCTAGAAAAATTGGATTATCGACCTCCGGTGTTTATCTCGCACTTGCCTGTGACGAATAAAGAAAAGCTGTTAACAGAAATCCGAACAGAACTTGCGCGCTGGACGCCGGAAGTGCTGGAAGCGAATCACGTTTATAATGTGACAAAAACAGAAACATAGCGATTGTTAGGAGTCGTTGCAGAATGGAATCATTTAAAATTTTGCTGGTAGAGGATAACCTGGTTAACCAAAAAGTGGCGGTCGCACTGTTAGAAAAAATGGGGTATCAGGCTGATATCACCGCCAATGGACAAGAAGCTCTGGAGGCACTGGCTCAAACCCCCTATGATTTGATTTTAATGGATTGTCAAATGCCGGTGAAAGATGGGTATGAGACTACGCGTGCCATTAGAGCTCTGGACAATCCTTTGTCAGACATTCCCATTATTGCAATGACGGCTAATGCGATGGCTGGCGATGATGAGAAATGTTATGAAGCGGGTATGAATGACTATATGACCAAGCCTATTAACTCTAAGCTCATGGCGGAAAAAATAGACGCTTTCGCAAAACGAAAAAATGCTGCGAAACAGGTGAATAAACATTGTTGAATGAAAGCAGGGTAAACGAGAAAAACATGGATCAAAAAATCGGTTTGTTGATTATTGGAGACGAAGTGTTGTCAGGCAAGCGGCAAGATAAGCACTTGAGCCAAGCCAATACCTTATTAAGACCCAGAGGGCTGGAGCTGGCGTGGGTCAAAATCGTAGGAGATGAACCCGGTTTCTTGGTGGATACGCTCCAAGCCAGTTTTGAATCGGGAGATATCGTGTTTTCATTTGGCGGAATTGGCGCGACACCGGATGACAGAACCCGCCAAGCAGCGGCAAAAGCATTAGGGCTACCGATTGAGCGACACCCGGAAGGGGTTAAAGAAATTGAAGCTCAGTTTGGAGAAGACGCTTATCCTCAACGTATTCGAATGGCGGAATATCCAAAGGGGGCGACAATCATCCCTAATTTTTATAATCGAGTACCCGGCTTTTCAATTCGGCATCACCACTTTATGCCAGGGTTTCCAATGATGGCTAAGCCGATGATGGAATGGGTATTGAATCAATATTATCCGCATCTAAAACTGGAACCTAAAGTGGAAAAAACCATTCGATTGATTGATGGGCATGAATCAGAGTGGGTCACCTTTATGGAGGCGTTTGAAATCGAGTTTCCGACTTTGCGTCTATTCAGTTTGCCAAGTATTTCAGAACAAGGTGACCGGACAATTGAACTTGGGGTGGAAGGGTATGAAGCCGACGCTCAAAAAGGATTGGATGCTTTGATCTGTGAAGCCAATAAGCGAGAAGCTTCGTTTGAACTTATTTAGAGAATGCGGTTGAAGACGAATACCACGGATGTGCTGATTATTGGTGCCGGCGCATCGGGATTGATGTGCGCTGCCACTGCGGGTTATCGTGGACGAAAGGTCTGGGTATTGGATCATGCCCCTAAAGCGGCGGCGAAAATTCGAATTTCCGGCGGTGGGAAGTGTAATTTTACCAATCAGGTGGTTACGCCGAATGAGTTTATTTGCCAAAATCCGCACTTTGTAAAAAGTGCATTAGCCCGCTATCAGCCTCAGGATTTTATCGATTTGGTTGATCGGCATGGGCTGGAATATGAGGAGCGGGAGCTTGGGAAGTTGTTTTGCTGCCATCGCGCTGGAGATTTAATTCACATTTTGAAAACCGAATGTGATTGGGCGGGCGTGACCCTGCAATTAAAGACCTCAGTGAAGTCTATTGCAAAATTAACACCTAAAACGCCTGATGAAGCCGCATTTCGAATTGAAACCAATGAGTGCTTTATTGAATGTCAATCGTTGGTGATTGCCACTGGTGCACTGTCTTTTCCCAAGCTTAAAGCCAGCAATTTTGGTTATCAGGTCGCAGAACAGTTTGGCTTAAGGCAAGTGCCTGTCCGACCGGGGTTAGTGCCGTTAACTTTAAAAGGGAAATGGCGAGACTTTTGTCAAAAGCTGAGTGGGATTGCGCTGGATGTTAAAATCAGTACCTACAATGAACAGACTGAAAAATCGTTTGAAGAAGCCCTGCTGTTTACCCATCAGGGCATCAGTGGGCCAGGCGTGCTACAGATTTCCAATTATTGGCAACCGGGTCAAGCCATTGAAATTAACTTGTTGCCAAACGTAGATGTTCTGGCGGAGTTGATGCAGTTAAAGCAAAGTAATGCGTCATTAATACGTTGGCTTCAACAATTCTGGACGAAGAAATTTACCCAGGCCTGGCTGGAAATGTATCCGATTGCAACCAAGTTGGCTGACTTACCTAACGAAGAAATTGAGCGTTTTGCGCAACAGATAACACACTGGATACTGTATCCCAGTGATACTGCTGGTTATGACAAGGCAGAAGTGACTTTAGGGGGCGTCGATACCGATGAAGTATCGTCTAAGAATTTTGAAGTCAAAAATGTGCCCGGCCTTTACTTTATTGGTGAAGTGTTGGATGTAACAGGTCATCTCGGGGGGTATAACTTTCAATGGGCCTGGTCATCAGGGTTTGCGGCTGGTCAAACAGTGTAGTAGTTATAATAAGTAACAAGATTTAACAGAGAAAAGACATGAATTTATTAGATTTAAAACCAGAGACACGTGATCCTTTTTCCAAAACAGTTCAGACGCTGATTCAGAAGCATAAGATGGATCCCAATGAGATTTTTATGAACGTCTTGGAAAGCCAAGAAGCACCTGAAATGAATTACTGGATGATGAAGGTATTGATCCAAGAGCATTTTGTGTCGCCTCAACAAGAAGTGGCTAAGGATGCAGAAGGGGTATCGGTCAAGCCTTTGCAAGCCGCTTGTTTGTTAGGGAATGTTGGCGCGCTTGCAGCCTTATTGGAAGCCAATGCT
It encodes the following:
- the trxA gene encoding thioredoxin TrxA, translating into MSDNMIATSDANFDSEVLQSDLPVLVDFWAEWCGPCKMIAPILDEVAGEYAGKIKVAKLNIDENPATPPKYGVRGIPTLVLFKNGEVDATQVGALSKSQLCAFLDGNL
- the uvrD gene encoding DNA helicase II gives rise to the protein MDISHILNDLNDAQREAVTVDDQHALILAGAGSGKTRVLVHRIAWLTQVMGFSAYNILAVTFTNKAASEMRGRVEALIGNQSQGMTMGTFHGIAYRLLRTHYKEVGLPQSFQILDSDDQKRVIKRLLKALELDEAQWPHKQVQAFINGEKEEGRRPHHIDPGHNPYVRQMVQIYQAYEEQCKRAGLVDFAELLLRAHELWLKNPQVLAHYQARFRHILVDEFQDTNSLQYAWLRVLAGASGRLFIVGDDDQSIYGWRGAKIENIRRFDEDFSDVKTVRLEQNYRSTGTILKAANGLIAFNQDRMGKNLWSAGEEGEPIRIYEAFNELDEARYVCNQIEGWCEQGGSRSEVAVLYRSNAQSRVMEQALLQAQIPYRVYGGLRFYDRAEIKDVLAYLRLLVNTEDDAAFERVYNHPPRGIGNKTADQIREVARMQEISLWQAASQMAQDGLTARAKTAVNGFLSLIESLKDSTAELSLQDQVIQVISRSGLQLHFEKDTSEQGQSRLENLDELINAVSVFKPAQNNETVEGVAPEEAVMTKAFDQPNFENLLAEFLAQAALEAGEQQADQWESSVQLMTLHAAKGLEFPLVFMIGLEEGLFPSQQSQEDPYRLEEERRLAYVGVTRAEKQLMISFANRRRMHGSEFYPLPSRFIKEIPDDCVQMVRLSGSVKHYGDTTSSANQGFALPNESGFSVGENVFHQKFGEGTVLGTEGAGDHARVQVNFTHAGTKWLVAAFAKLEKR
- a CDS encoding ABC transporter ATP-binding protein, translating into MFQVDTLSKRPFLNPVSFSLAVNEVLVVSGVSGSGKSVLLRALADLDPHEGRVFLDEKEQADWKATKWRKKVMWFPAETAWWEDSVAAHFPESNPKNTQAWWSSAIEKLSLPASILRQSVDKLSSGEKQRLALIRGLIEKPQVLLLDEITANLDPQSTLAVEALILEYLSEHQACAVWVTHDPQQAERVASQKIELGRESD
- the mnmC gene encoding bifunctional tRNA (5-methylaminomethyl-2-thiouridine)(34)-methyltransferase MnmD/FAD-dependent 5-carboxymethylaminomethyl-2-thiouridine(34) oxidoreductase MnmC; amino-acid sequence: MSTSSACSNGSKFTPKLERAQITWSEEGVPVSTMFDDVYYSRLDGLAEVDYIFLEHNQLAPRFEDLSPNSRFCIMETGFGAGLNFLKTCQLWLEKAPADAHLHFISFEKFPLTQSELAKAHQVFGELTELSSALLNVYPLPLPGWHDVFMSDPRIRLTLWFGDLMKGLPEFDGPVDAWFLDGFTPRKNPGMWQAELFLQMARLSDEHTTYATFTAAGEVRRGLEKHGFEVEKAPGYAQKREMCFGRYVHPRPFSSKTPWFEKPKNINPSPKKAIVIGAGLAGATVAYQLATQGLSVTVLEQEAVVSQQASGNLAGAIHPLVTADWNLRSQFYLKGFESSLRWLKPWFESNHIVGQQNGLMQLAMTETMHQRLQEALQRVGLPESFAYWCNSEQASDLIGQKTDHEGLFFPEAGWVQPASVVAQCLAHEAIDLNLEETVVDMQPLKTQNSQAWQVSTIRAAYQADVVVVATGALNEILNNQLNLPIRPVKGQVSHFEPEDLKGMLKTTVTHRGYSVCGDFGAQSPYTAISGATFEAPDRSPTMSEASHVENQRLAKEALPEWLADSTVTAGKVGFRPTTPDHLPVIGAVPDFEWMKKAYFEQSHTHAVYRYAEQQYQPGLYVSNGHGARGLMSVFLAAEIIGAMVSGNAQVMPKSLYHAVHPARFAIRHWRSGKGML
- a CDS encoding YfaZ family outer membrane protein encodes the protein MKLFKQLRKCMLIVGMGSLSMGAYAIEGNAGLDLSLSNDAGNIGLYSLRETPHELTNLGADFLFNSKSDRFLDIYGSLARKGLLGNKNLELGLKGKLFYIDEDKNNRDGYGLMIGGLGRYWMPTEIPAAVAMEYLYAPAIVTSGDADTASEFNARVEMRILPSAVGYVGYRKLNMEFNNTNYEVDDSFHIGVRVAFQ
- a CDS encoding HD family phosphohydrolase, which translates into the protein MNASLLEKIEQLNQVGIALSAESDTPTLLQQILTSAQTLTHADGGTLYRIIDQNMLHFDVVQNTSLGIRLGGNHSEPITFSAIPLTLSSGNENLTTVSSYVAIKGETVNLKDIYTAQDFDFSGALAFDQQFHYRTQSMLTIPLKNFDQDVIGVLQLVNATDKEGKVIPFSKESESLARSLASQASVALTNRQLINEHKQLFEAFSKMVADAIDKKSPYTGEHCQRVPVITMMLAEAASNSNHPDFKDFQMDESDFFELETAAWLHDCGKLTTPEYIMDKSTKLETVFDRIELIKTRLNLKAFQSLVKQHNIPLEEIKASQKKYYELYQRIQDINIGKEFFTEASATFLETVQSETFQTLEGTENPMLSENEFLNLNISRGTLNDEERTIMQDHAAMSIHMLDILPFPKELQRVSEYAGGHHERMDGKGYPNQLTREELSIPARIMGIADIFEALSAGDRPYKKAKTLSESLRILGFMKQEGHIDPDLFNLFIREKVYLTYAKAYLTPEQIDEVDHSQIPGFEES
- a CDS encoding MBL fold metallo-hydrolase; the encoded protein is MQLRILGCSGGISPGQGTTAFLVDQTLLVDAGTGVESLTYEEMQQIEAIVLTHSHLDHISHLPFLLKNLIGSTHQTLQVYALSHTVDALKNHIFNDVIWPDFTVLPSHDSPCVQLNIVKYGDVLSLADKQVVVLPAYHSVPTAGYWIGNEDAAFAFSGDCFQNDDFWRALNNLPSVDMLIMDSQFSKKDKALSELAKHYYPSALKLDLEKLDYRPPVFISHLPVTNKEKLLTEIRTELARWTPEVLEANHVYNVTKTET
- a CDS encoding response regulator — translated: MESFKILLVEDNLVNQKVAVALLEKMGYQADITANGQEALEALAQTPYDLILMDCQMPVKDGYETTRAIRALDNPLSDIPIIAMTANAMAGDDEKCYEAGMNDYMTKPINSKLMAEKIDAFAKRKNAAKQVNKHC
- a CDS encoding competence/damage-inducible protein A, yielding MDQKIGLLIIGDEVLSGKRQDKHLSQANTLLRPRGLELAWVKIVGDEPGFLVDTLQASFESGDIVFSFGGIGATPDDRTRQAAAKALGLPIERHPEGVKEIEAQFGEDAYPQRIRMAEYPKGATIIPNFYNRVPGFSIRHHHFMPGFPMMAKPMMEWVLNQYYPHLKLEPKVEKTIRLIDGHESEWVTFMEAFEIEFPTLRLFSLPSISEQGDRTIELGVEGYEADAQKGLDALICEANKREASFELI
- a CDS encoding BaiN/RdsA family NAD(P)/FAD-dependent oxidoreductase, translated to MRLKTNTTDVLIIGAGASGLMCAATAGYRGRKVWVLDHAPKAAAKIRISGGGKCNFTNQVVTPNEFICQNPHFVKSALARYQPQDFIDLVDRHGLEYEERELGKLFCCHRAGDLIHILKTECDWAGVTLQLKTSVKSIAKLTPKTPDEAAFRIETNECFIECQSLVIATGALSFPKLKASNFGYQVAEQFGLRQVPVRPGLVPLTLKGKWRDFCQKLSGIALDVKISTYNEQTEKSFEEALLFTHQGISGPGVLQISNYWQPGQAIEINLLPNVDVLAELMQLKQSNASLIRWLQQFWTKKFTQAWLEMYPIATKLADLPNEEIERFAQQITHWILYPSDTAGYDKAEVTLGGVDTDEVSSKNFEVKNVPGLYFIGEVLDVTGHLGGYNFQWAWSSGFAAGQTV